The Pyrus communis chromosome 2, drPyrComm1.1, whole genome shotgun sequence genome includes a window with the following:
- the LOC137724813 gene encoding transcription factor IBH1-like, with protein sequence MNSPNPNSLKSRFTKGFVKALIRINKNHPRSASSSISSSPREIRRRYHKIKTASYASMACAVGRRRAWSRALLWKIRNQACNGGVVRRSIGSRSHYSMKKRVEQNKVNELRKVVPGGEGMDTWSLLEETAHYMKCLTTQVKVMRTIVEIHSTTT encoded by the coding sequence ATGAATTCTCCTAACCCTAATTCATTGAAATCTAGGTTCACTAAAGGGTTCGTGAAAGCCCTAATCAGAATAAACAAAAACCACCCTAGATCAGCATCATCATCAATATCGTCTTCCCCGAGAGAGATCCGGCGGCGATATCATAAAATCAAGACTGCTTCTTATGCATCCATGGCTTGTGCTGTAGGGAGAAGAAGAGCATGGAGTAGGGCGCTGCTCTGGAAGATCCGAAACCAAGCGTGCAACGGTGGCGTTGTAAGGAGATCAATTGGCAGTCGCTCTCACTACTCCATGAAGAAAAGAGTTGAGCAGAACAAGGTAAATGAGCTGCGGAAGGTCGTACCAGGCGGTGAAGGCATGGATACTTGGAGCTTGTTGGAGGAGACTGCTCATTACATGAAGTGCCTTACCACACAGGTAAAGGTGATGAGGACAATTGTGGAAATTCACTCTACTACTACTTGA
- the LOC137722117 gene encoding transcription factor IBH1-like, whose protein sequence is MNPKRLSLRSKYTTFESRFTKGFLQALQRINRQRSISSSTNILSPMEMCRRYLSVKNAADAAMASAVGTRRAWSSTLLTKINRSHKGSQIYNCSARRTDNSKKRMKMKKCDDEEEIGTIWEADELRKFVPGGEAMDICSLLDEAAHYIKCLKTQVKVMEKIADICSAV, encoded by the coding sequence ATGAATCCGAAGCGCTTGTCTTTGAGGTCTAAATATACCACTTTTGAATCTAGGTTCACAAAAGGTTTTCTTCAAGCCTTGCAGAGAATTAATAGGCAAAGATCTATATCATCATCAACAAATATACTTTCTCCTATGGAGATGTGTAGAAGATATTTGAGTGTTAAGAATGCTGCTGATGCTGCCATGGCCTCAGCAGTTGGGACTAGAAGAGCTTGGAGTAGCACTTTGCTTACGAAGATTAATCGAAGCCACAAGGGTTCGCAGATTTATAATTGTTCAGCCAGAAGAACTGACAATAGTAAGAAgaggatgaagatgaagaagtgTGATGATGAGGAAGAGATCGGTACTATTTGGGAGGCGGACGAGCTTCGGAAGTTTGTACCAGGTGGGGAAGCCATGGATATTTGCAGCTTGTTGGATGAGGCTGCGCATTACATAAAGTGTCTCAAGACTCAGGTAAAGGTGATGGAAAAGATTGCAGATATCTGTTCTGCTGTTTGA